One stretch of Planococcus sp. PAMC 21323 DNA includes these proteins:
- the coaW gene encoding type II pantothenate kinase has product MIVGIDAGGTLIKVAYTKKGEVHFDKYPIAEIEQVANWINNLGDCKVCVTGGRSGVLVSLLNQPAQEMVEFEATHLGVQVLLEKSGTLEDAYLVTNVGTGTSIHCIQDNMQERLGGTGVGGGTLIGLSHLLTGVTRYDEIVELASQGSRDRLDLKVKHIYEDKEPPISGELTASNFGQNLFAVSDDLSKEELLAAVIGLVGETVSTVSVQAARQCRSSTIVYIGSSFIDNPLLKEVVTSYTILRGSVPVFPENGEFSGAMGAMTALTKKTV; this is encoded by the coding sequence ATGATTGTCGGAATAGATGCAGGCGGTACATTGATTAAAGTGGCGTATACCAAAAAAGGGGAGGTCCATTTTGATAAGTATCCAATTGCTGAAATCGAGCAGGTTGCCAACTGGATAAATAATTTGGGTGACTGCAAAGTTTGTGTAACAGGAGGAAGGTCGGGAGTTCTTGTTTCATTACTCAATCAACCCGCACAAGAAATGGTGGAATTTGAAGCTACGCATCTGGGAGTACAAGTTCTTTTAGAGAAGAGCGGGACTTTGGAAGACGCTTATTTAGTGACTAATGTTGGAACCGGCACATCAATTCATTGTATACAAGATAATATGCAAGAGCGGTTAGGGGGTACAGGTGTCGGTGGTGGTACATTAATCGGCTTAAGCCATTTATTGACTGGCGTTACTCGGTACGATGAAATTGTGGAGTTGGCAAGCCAAGGTTCGCGTGATCGCCTTGATTTAAAAGTTAAACATATATACGAAGACAAAGAGCCACCGATTTCAGGGGAACTCACAGCCAGTAACTTTGGACAAAATTTGTTTGCAGTTTCAGATGATTTGTCGAAGGAAGAGTTGTTAGCGGCAGTTATAGGCTTAGTTGGTGAAACAGTTAGCACAGTAAGTGTTCAAGCAGCTCGCCAATGCAGAAGTTCTACTATTGTTTATATCGGTTCGTCGTTTATCGATAATCCCTTACTCAAAGAAGTAGTGACAAGCTATACTATTTTGCGCGGCTCTGTTCCTGTATTTCCTGAAAACGGAGAATTTTCAGGGGCAATGGGCGCGATGACGGCTTTGACTAAAAAAACAGTATGA
- a CDS encoding FAD-binding oxidoreductase, giving the protein MKTAWLALVYLLIFGLSVYVYATQLNRPDNDLHERLLPVEIKTITSGMTDDALQKIVTDAKNNGDVLSIAGMQHSQGGQTVYPNGVMIDMKPYNQVLEVDSHAKTVTVQSGATWADIQEAINPHGLSLKVSQSQNIFTVGGSLSVNAHGLDIRHGGMTDTVLSMRFLNAQGDILQLSATENNKLFYAVLGGYGLFGIILDVTFQLTDDELLQTETASMSYSDYPSYFAEQVKENPQAKMHLARISIAPDSFMEDMYAITYKSEEDQSELARYQTLKTENLVAVPKFFLGLSRINDAGKDRFWNAQKVYTQQIDGNLVSRNNVMRSDSEFMEYENSRKTEILQEYFVPVNQFENYIPELKKVLEDHPDFNLLNVTIRYVERNEDAVLSYAKQDMFSLVLLINQGTDKKSVQATQDVVREMIDVTLAHDGSYYLPYFGYPTKKQMQKAYPKTDEFFALKEHYDPEHRFMNLFYEEYRP; this is encoded by the coding sequence ATGAAAACAGCTTGGTTAGCTCTTGTATACTTACTAATTTTCGGATTGTCTGTCTACGTGTACGCTACACAACTAAATCGTCCCGACAACGACCTGCATGAACGACTTTTACCTGTAGAAATAAAAACCATAACGTCTGGTATGACGGACGACGCACTTCAGAAAATTGTTACTGATGCTAAGAACAATGGAGATGTGCTTTCAATTGCCGGTATGCAACATAGTCAAGGCGGTCAAACCGTTTACCCCAATGGCGTTATGATTGATATGAAACCTTATAATCAAGTTTTGGAAGTCGATTCACATGCCAAAACCGTGACAGTACAAAGCGGTGCGACATGGGCAGACATTCAAGAAGCCATTAATCCACACGGTTTGTCGTTAAAAGTCAGTCAGTCGCAAAACATCTTCACAGTAGGCGGTTCGCTCAGTGTGAATGCACATGGATTAGACATTCGGCATGGAGGAATGACAGATACGGTTTTATCGATGCGTTTTTTGAATGCTCAAGGCGACATTCTCCAACTAAGTGCTACAGAAAATAACAAATTGTTTTATGCTGTTCTTGGTGGTTATGGATTGTTTGGCATTATTTTAGATGTCACGTTTCAGTTGACGGATGATGAATTGCTCCAAACTGAAACAGCGAGCATGTCGTATAGTGACTATCCATCTTACTTTGCTGAGCAAGTTAAAGAAAACCCTCAGGCTAAAATGCATTTAGCACGCATATCCATTGCCCCCGATTCTTTTATGGAAGACATGTATGCGATTACGTACAAATCAGAGGAAGATCAAAGTGAACTTGCACGTTACCAAACATTAAAAACAGAAAACCTGGTTGCCGTGCCCAAATTTTTTCTAGGTCTTTCACGCATTAATGATGCGGGGAAAGATCGTTTTTGGAATGCACAAAAAGTATATACGCAACAAATCGACGGAAACCTTGTATCTCGGAACAATGTCATGCGTTCAGATTCAGAATTTATGGAGTACGAAAATAGTCGAAAAACGGAAATCTTACAAGAGTATTTTGTTCCCGTAAATCAGTTCGAGAACTATATTCCAGAGTTAAAAAAGGTACTCGAAGACCATCCGGACTTTAATTTGTTAAATGTGACCATTCGGTATGTTGAACGAAATGAAGATGCCGTTTTATCGTATGCAAAACAAGATATGTTCTCACTCGTTTTACTAATTAATCAAGGAACCGATAAAAAAAGTGTCCAAGCCACACAAGATGTGGTGCGCGAAATGATTGATGTCACCCTTGCACATGACGGCAGTTATTACCTTCCTTATTTCGGCTATCCGACCAAAAAACAAATGCAAAAAGCTTATCCTAAAACCGATGAATTCTTCGCGTTAAAAGAACATTATGATCCAGAGCATCGTTTTATGAATCTTTTTTATGAGGAGTACCGGCCATGA
- a CDS encoding MFS transporter — protein sequence MNYRRFIYYQGIVGMSSSMIFPFYILLIRNVGDSYAQFGWAYGLFALTAALCYPVVGKYADRVGDKSLLAIYSWGMAILLLFFPLASEVWHVYILQVLMGILGAVQKNSEKTILARYVTKEIAGAQIGRYHVWTSVAAAIAVIATGYLIDFLTIASIFYVASLVFAGSGILALKLKTAKE from the coding sequence ATGAATTATAGACGCTTTATCTACTATCAAGGCATTGTAGGAATGTCCTCAAGCATGATTTTTCCATTTTACATTTTACTAATTCGGAATGTTGGAGATAGTTACGCTCAGTTTGGATGGGCTTATGGTTTATTTGCATTGACAGCGGCACTTTGTTATCCGGTAGTTGGGAAATACGCAGATCGCGTCGGAGATAAATCCCTACTCGCGATTTATTCTTGGGGCATGGCCATACTGTTATTATTTTTCCCACTCGCTTCTGAAGTGTGGCATGTTTATATTTTGCAAGTACTTATGGGGATATTAGGCGCGGTACAAAAAAATTCAGAAAAAACAATATTGGCACGCTACGTCACAAAAGAAATTGCCGGAGCCCAAATTGGCCGTTATCACGTTTGGACATCTGTTGCTGCAGCGATCGCCGTAATTGCTACCGGCTATCTCATTGACTTTTTAACGATTGCTAGTATTTTTTATGTCGCTTCACTCGTCTTTGCTGGGAGTGGAATACTGGCATTAAAATTAAAAACAGCTAAAGAATAA
- a CDS encoding protoporphyrinogen oxidase, translating to MKKIVVIGGGITGLSTMYYLQKLNMQENLGLELVLIERSHQLGGKIKTVTNEEFVMEVGADSIVARHASVMPLIEELGLKQKMVYNGTGISYLYANNVLHAIPKDSVFGIPMSKESLFSSTLVSEEGKQAALKDFTSPNETYTRDSSIGEFLEAFLGKELVENQIAPVLSGVYSGNLYELTLSSTLPYLVDYKNKYGSIIKGFEENKEFFQGAANKKFISFDNGMEVLIDTLEDKLKKNQIIKGIGTRSIKKDKDGYLVELENGKTLEADYVILATPHQVAQELLDLPELDAEFDQFLNSSLISVYLGYDIPDERLPEDGTGFIVSQESDLHCNACTWTSRKWQHTSKSQKLLVRLFYKSSHPSYGQLKDLSEEELVEVAMEDIQKSLGISERPLTAEVTGWKNLMPNYHMDHKKAINALELKMEEMVPRIKLAGSSYFGVGVGACIQNGADLAKIITNNLAERNEA from the coding sequence TTGAAGAAGATTGTAGTCATCGGAGGAGGCATTACAGGCCTTTCTACCATGTATTATTTGCAAAAACTAAACATGCAGGAAAACCTCGGACTAGAGTTGGTTCTGATCGAACGTTCGCATCAATTAGGCGGCAAGATTAAGACAGTAACGAACGAAGAATTCGTTATGGAAGTTGGGGCAGACTCAATTGTTGCCCGTCATGCCAGTGTCATGCCGCTAATTGAAGAGTTGGGATTAAAACAGAAGATGGTTTATAACGGTACGGGAATTTCTTATTTATACGCGAATAATGTGCTGCATGCCATTCCAAAAGACAGTGTTTTTGGTATTCCCATGAGCAAAGAGTCGCTATTTAGTTCAACGCTGGTTTCTGAAGAAGGCAAACAGGCAGCATTGAAAGATTTTACTAGCCCAAACGAAACCTATACACGTGATAGTTCAATTGGAGAGTTTCTTGAAGCTTTCTTAGGGAAAGAATTGGTTGAAAATCAAATTGCCCCTGTCCTGTCTGGAGTGTACTCGGGAAATCTTTATGAATTAACCCTATCATCGACTTTGCCTTATTTAGTTGATTATAAAAACAAATATGGCAGTATCATCAAAGGTTTTGAAGAAAACAAAGAATTTTTCCAAGGTGCCGCAAATAAAAAATTCATTTCATTTGATAACGGTATGGAAGTATTGATTGATACATTAGAAGACAAACTAAAGAAAAATCAAATCATCAAAGGTATTGGTACCAGGTCTATTAAAAAAGACAAAGATGGCTATCTTGTAGAGCTTGAAAATGGTAAGACCTTAGAAGCAGATTATGTGATTTTGGCAACCCCTCATCAAGTGGCACAAGAGTTGTTGGATTTGCCTGAACTAGATGCTGAATTTGATCAGTTTTTAAATTCTTCGTTGATCAGTGTTTATCTTGGTTATGACATTCCAGACGAACGCTTGCCAGAAGATGGTACCGGATTTATCGTATCGCAAGAAAGTGATTTGCACTGCAATGCATGCACATGGACAAGTCGAAAATGGCAGCATACATCCAAAAGCCAAAAACTATTAGTTCGGTTATTTTACAAAAGCTCACACCCATCATATGGCCAGTTGAAAGATTTGTCTGAAGAAGAATTAGTGGAAGTGGCCATGGAGGATATCCAAAAAAGTTTGGGTATTAGTGAGAGACCATTAACTGCTGAAGTAACAGGGTGGAAAAACTTAATGCCTAATTATCATATGGATCATAAAAAGGCGATTAATGCATTAGAGTTGAAGATGGAAGAAATGGTGCCTCGTATTAAGCTGGCAGGTTCTTCTTACTTTGGGGTAGGAGTTGGCGCATGCATTCAAAACGGTGCTGATTTGGCGAAGATTATTACGAATAACCTAGCTGAAAGAAATGAAGCGTAA
- a CDS encoding M42 family metallopeptidase, whose protein sequence is MYNLLKKLCELVGPSGFEQDVQRFIKNEIQDKVDKIEVDALGNLIAAIKATDPQMPSILLAAHADEIGFIVKKIEPNGTLRFEQLGGFDNRILLAQPVTIKSSEGYIEGVIGALAVHYVKWDDPSRIASHRDLYIDVGASSATEVLEMGIKVGQPISYGSGLKLAGDKKRNRVIGKALDDRAGCAVLISLINKLQANPKAQHGEIYCVFTVQEEVGLRGASVLSQGIKPDFALAVDTTPTSDTYDVLMTGTRKLGEGPCIKIADKSLISHPLVTGLLEEVAIEQSIPYQQEIFMGIGTDAGAIHMTSTGVSTGVVSIPSRYTHTPTEIIDLEDLENTVLLVEAFIFASKKLKGKNFLDT, encoded by the coding sequence TTGTACAATTTATTGAAAAAGCTATGTGAACTGGTAGGACCAAGTGGATTTGAACAGGACGTTCAACGTTTTATCAAAAATGAAATACAAGACAAAGTGGATAAAATTGAAGTAGATGCTTTAGGAAATCTAATCGCTGCTATAAAAGCGACTGATCCACAGATGCCATCAATTTTACTAGCAGCACATGCAGATGAAATTGGTTTTATCGTCAAAAAAATTGAACCGAATGGCACATTACGCTTTGAACAGCTTGGGGGATTTGATAATCGAATCTTGCTAGCACAACCTGTTACGATTAAAAGCTCTGAAGGTTATATCGAAGGTGTCATTGGTGCTTTAGCTGTCCATTACGTAAAATGGGATGATCCGAGCAGAATTGCTTCGCATCGTGATTTGTATATTGATGTCGGTGCAAGCTCGGCCACAGAAGTTCTTGAGATGGGGATCAAGGTTGGTCAACCGATAAGTTATGGGAGTGGCCTAAAGTTGGCAGGTGACAAAAAACGCAATCGAGTAATCGGAAAAGCATTAGATGATCGCGCCGGTTGCGCTGTCTTAATCAGTCTGATTAATAAGCTTCAGGCTAACCCAAAAGCACAACATGGTGAGATTTACTGTGTTTTCACAGTCCAAGAAGAAGTAGGATTACGAGGAGCTTCTGTATTGTCGCAAGGCATTAAACCAGATTTTGCATTAGCCGTAGATACAACACCAACAAGCGATACTTACGATGTATTGATGACAGGAACTAGGAAACTCGGTGAAGGACCCTGTATTAAGATTGCAGATAAGTCATTGATTTCGCATCCACTTGTGACAGGCCTTTTGGAAGAAGTTGCAATTGAACAAAGCATTCCATACCAACAAGAAATTTTTATGGGCATTGGTACAGACGCCGGAGCTATTCATATGACATCAACCGGAGTGTCAACTGGAGTCGTATCTATTCCTTCGCGTTATACACATACACCAACTGAAATTATCGACTTAGAAGATCTTGAAAATACGGTTCTTTTAGTAGAAGCATTTATTTTTGCTTCAAAAAAATTAAAAGGGAAAAACTTTTTAGATACATGA
- a CDS encoding copper resistance CopC family protein, translated as MKKIMILFVLAIFALPVVGQAHTTLSSSTPAQGSVVTESLEEIVLTFGTVIEQGSTMTLESAGETYDFEEVTLSSEIMTGVIKEKLPNGSYTIQWKIIGVDGHPIEGEVPFEVAVEVVEEEPVEETVVETEEEPVVEEELATEEQSVQATESTEEAGGNMLTTILLILAVVVIGFVVFRLMKKK; from the coding sequence ATGAAAAAAATAATGATTTTATTCGTATTGGCTATTTTTGCATTACCAGTAGTTGGACAAGCACACACGACATTATCTTCCTCAACACCTGCACAAGGTTCTGTTGTTACTGAGAGTTTAGAAGAAATAGTTCTGACTTTCGGAACGGTTATAGAACAAGGAAGTACAATGACTTTGGAAAGTGCAGGAGAAACTTATGATTTTGAAGAAGTCACTCTTTCAAGCGAAATTATGACTGGAGTTATAAAAGAAAAGCTGCCAAATGGCTCGTATACAATTCAGTGGAAAATCATTGGAGTAGACGGCCATCCAATTGAAGGAGAAGTTCCATTTGAAGTAGCTGTAGAAGTAGTTGAAGAAGAACCAGTAGAAGAAACAGTAGTCGAAACTGAAGAAGAGCCTGTTGTTGAAGAAGAATTAGCTACAGAAGAACAATCTGTTCAAGCTACAGAAAGCACTGAAGAAGCTGGCGGCAATATGCTAACCACCATCCTTCTTATTTTAGCAGTTGTGGTTATTGGATTTGTTGTCTTCAGATTGATGAAGAAGAAATAA
- a CDS encoding nitroreductase family protein, producing MNLIDQNIIERRSIKKFKVDAVNTEEIIELLNVAKWAPNHKVNEPWRFQLYTGAGKEKFVQAFLKAMQTPDGETPAKAFNKADYFRSIPLHLVVIMPEDPRQRRWDEDYGAISSMLQNFQLAAWERGIGMIWRSNDWIYNPVFREAIGVNPGEKIVATMMIGYPAHIPAKQQRTDIREKLTIINE from the coding sequence ATGAATCTTATCGACCAAAACATTATAGAGAGACGTTCAATCAAGAAGTTCAAAGTTGATGCCGTCAATACAGAAGAAATTATTGAGCTGTTAAATGTCGCCAAATGGGCGCCTAACCATAAAGTCAATGAACCTTGGCGTTTCCAGCTTTATACTGGTGCCGGAAAAGAAAAGTTCGTTCAAGCATTTCTTAAAGCTATGCAAACACCTGATGGAGAAACGCCTGCAAAAGCATTTAATAAAGCGGATTATTTCCGCAGCATTCCGCTTCATTTAGTAGTGATTATGCCTGAAGATCCGAGACAAAGAAGATGGGACGAAGATTACGGCGCCATTTCTTCTATGCTTCAAAATTTCCAACTCGCTGCTTGGGAACGTGGCATCGGCATGATTTGGCGCTCTAACGACTGGATATACAACCCCGTATTCCGCGAAGCAATTGGTGTAAACCCGGGCGAAAAAATTGTCGCGACCATGATGATCGGCTATCCTGCTCATATCCCTGCAAAACAACAACGTACCGATATTCGCGAAAAATTGACGATTATTAATGAATAG
- a CDS encoding mechanosensitive ion channel family protein: MLDLGNFEWEKLLIGAGVIAAQIIGILIAFLLVRAIGKKLINRFFERLLEKKDVTKGRALTLQSLSENILSYVLIFILITTIFNIFGLSVASLIAGAGIIGLAIGFGAQGLVSDVVTGFFLLLEKQLDVNDYVTVGSIDGIVEAVGLRTTQIRSFDGTLNYIPNRDILTVSNHSRGNMRALVDIGISYDENIDEAMAVIQDACTQMAAKDIGIVEGPDVIGVQAFGASDVTLRVIARAENGEQWAVERQLRKAIKEALDAKGIEIPFPHQVNIQKNVGVLES, from the coding sequence TTGTTAGACTTAGGAAATTTTGAATGGGAAAAGCTTCTTATTGGAGCAGGAGTCATTGCTGCACAAATAATTGGAATTTTAATCGCTTTTCTTTTAGTAAGAGCAATTGGGAAAAAATTGATCAATCGCTTTTTTGAAAGGTTATTGGAGAAGAAGGACGTTACGAAGGGGCGTGCTTTAACACTTCAAAGCTTATCGGAAAATATTTTATCTTATGTTTTGATCTTTATCCTGATCACAACAATTTTTAATATATTTGGTTTGTCCGTAGCAAGCTTGATTGCAGGCGCTGGAATTATCGGATTGGCAATAGGTTTTGGGGCACAAGGCTTAGTGAGTGACGTCGTAACTGGTTTCTTCTTACTCCTAGAAAAACAGTTGGATGTGAACGACTATGTAACGGTTGGAAGCATTGATGGCATTGTAGAAGCAGTTGGTTTGAGAACAACTCAAATCCGCAGTTTTGATGGTACATTGAATTACATTCCGAACCGGGACATTTTAACAGTGAGCAATCATTCGCGTGGGAATATGCGTGCACTTGTAGATATCGGGATCTCTTACGATGAAAATATTGATGAAGCCATGGCGGTTATACAAGATGCTTGTACGCAAATGGCGGCAAAAGACATTGGTATTGTTGAAGGACCAGATGTAATTGGGGTACAAGCATTTGGTGCGTCAGATGTTACGTTACGAGTGATTGCAAGAGCGGAAAATGGCGAGCAATGGGCCGTAGAGCGACAATTGCGTAAAGCTATCAAAGAAGCACTTGATGCAAAAGGAATTGAAATTCCATTCCCGCACCAAGTTAATATTCAAAAAAATGTAGGTGTTTTAGAAAGTTAA
- a CDS encoding S8 family peptidase, which yields MAKLKLIPYRVEEIADQAPRIPRGVRMIQAPEVWQWAEKGKGKVIAILDTGCQPDHPDLDGQIIDGKNFTPDYNGDTTNFDDNNGHGTHVAGTVAASYRESGGIAGVAPEAQLLVLKVLSGEGGGEYQGIIDGIQFAIDWRGPNDERVHVISMSLGGPEDVKELHAVVKRAVDAGIPVVCAAGNEGDDKYDTNEYAYPGAYGEVIQVGAADFNRKIANFSNTNDEIDLVAPGVDIYSTFPGGKYASLSGTSMATPHVSGALALIKNIAEKEFARELTEAELYAQLVRRTMSIGYPKTAEGNGLLALDILNKIEQLFKVINQSYNTDEKMDPRKF from the coding sequence ATGGCAAAGCTAAAGTTAATTCCTTACCGAGTAGAAGAAATAGCCGATCAAGCACCGCGAATTCCTAGAGGGGTACGGATGATTCAAGCGCCAGAAGTATGGCAATGGGCAGAGAAAGGAAAAGGGAAGGTTATTGCCATTCTAGATACGGGATGCCAGCCAGATCATCCCGATTTAGATGGTCAAATTATAGACGGCAAAAACTTCACGCCTGATTACAATGGAGATACGACGAACTTTGATGATAATAATGGCCACGGCACACATGTCGCAGGGACAGTTGCTGCTTCTTATCGAGAAAGCGGAGGCATAGCAGGTGTCGCTCCAGAAGCGCAGTTACTCGTTTTAAAGGTATTGTCTGGTGAAGGTGGCGGGGAGTATCAAGGAATTATCGACGGTATTCAATTTGCAATTGATTGGAGAGGTCCCAACGACGAACGTGTGCATGTGATTTCCATGTCTTTAGGTGGTCCAGAAGATGTTAAAGAATTACACGCAGTAGTGAAGCGGGCCGTAGATGCAGGAATTCCCGTCGTTTGTGCAGCAGGAAACGAAGGCGATGACAAATACGATACAAATGAATACGCTTATCCTGGAGCTTACGGGGAAGTGATTCAAGTAGGGGCTGCAGATTTTAACCGTAAGATTGCCAACTTCAGCAATACGAATGATGAAATCGATTTGGTAGCTCCAGGTGTCGATATTTATTCAACATTTCCGGGTGGCAAGTATGCTAGCCTTTCAGGAACTTCAATGGCGACACCGCATGTTTCAGGAGCGTTGGCACTAATTAAGAACATTGCCGAAAAAGAATTTGCTCGTGAACTGACAGAAGCTGAACTATATGCACAACTCGTTCGGCGTACCATGTCTATCGGCTACCCGAAAACCGCAGAAGGCAATGGTTTATTGGCATTAGATATATTGAATAAAATCGAACAATTATTTAAAGTGATCAACCAATCGTATAATACCGATGAAAAAATGGACCCAAGAAAATTTTAA
- a CDS encoding DUF948 domain-containing protein yields the protein MDSTTWLYIALVIFLAGIIIAIIGVVMLIVGIKEPMKEIKGSVNKLKERTDKLQFEATSLSHRANELKEDVQIKSEKVTVLVDAAKGTLNSVIDLNASVRAITGNISSRVDHDRENIAQVNEWSNGAVNLLTLWENQRRTESNRSTYSSSSVHENKQW from the coding sequence ATGGACTCTACAACGTGGCTATACATAGCACTCGTCATCTTTTTAGCAGGTATTATTATTGCAATAATTGGCGTTGTTATGCTCATAGTAGGAATTAAAGAACCCATGAAAGAAATAAAAGGTTCTGTAAACAAATTGAAAGAGCGCACAGATAAACTTCAATTTGAAGCAACAAGCTTGTCTCACCGCGCCAACGAACTTAAAGAAGATGTTCAAATAAAATCTGAAAAAGTTACTGTGCTCGTTGATGCTGCAAAAGGAACGCTGAATTCAGTCATCGACTTGAATGCTTCAGTTCGTGCAATTACAGGGAATATTTCATCAAGGGTTGATCATGATCGAGAAAACATTGCACAAGTTAACGAATGGAGCAATGGTGCTGTTAACCTTCTCACGTTATGGGAAAACCAAAGACGTACCGAGAGTAATCGCTCTACTTACTCTTCAAGCTCTGTACATGAGAATAAACAATGGTAG
- a CDS encoding ABC transporter substrate-binding protein, whose translation MQKKLHTLLYFLLVFVLLLSACSGNTETTTTENNGKEMTEEDKHGGTLIYGRGADSVGLDPINVTDGESIRVTHNIFETLLEYDHNLELQPKLATEYSSSEDGLTWTFQLREGVKFHDGTDFNAEAVVFNFDRWMDPENKYHQGDFPYYPFLYGGFKGDENHLIEHVLATGDHELEIKLKRKTAPFLSYLAISMFGIASPAAIEQYGAELYEHPVGTGPFMFEEWSRNSTITLAKNPEYWMDGKPYLDKLVYQVIPENSARLNALQTGEIDVLDGMNAGDTTIVEEAQGLELQKRPSFNIGYMAFNMEKKPFDNPLVRKAINLAINKEEIVDAFYNGMADSATSPLPPSLWSHDDTLKKYDYNVEEAKKLLAEAGLEDGFETELYTMSNPRPYLPEPVKIAEAIQSDLAEIGVTAKIVSSEWATYLDDTKNGKHSMAMYGWTGVMADPDNFLYPNLSKTNAEVPAQNIAFYKSDEFTSLITEARETIDHEKRTELYKKAQQLFQEDAPWVMLAYTTPPLAQSDYVKGYKPHPMSNDLMTDVYLTN comes from the coding sequence GTGCAGAAAAAATTACATACTTTGTTGTATTTTTTACTTGTTTTTGTTTTATTGTTGTCAGCGTGTTCCGGAAATACCGAAACGACAACTACAGAAAACAATGGAAAAGAAATGACGGAAGAAGATAAGCACGGAGGTACATTAATTTATGGGCGTGGAGCGGATTCTGTTGGATTAGACCCGATCAATGTCACAGACGGTGAATCGATTCGTGTTACGCATAATATCTTTGAAACTTTATTGGAATACGACCACAATTTAGAATTACAACCAAAACTAGCAACAGAATACAGTTCGAGTGAAGATGGTTTGACTTGGACATTCCAATTACGTGAAGGCGTTAAATTCCATGATGGAACTGATTTTAATGCAGAAGCTGTTGTTTTTAATTTTGACCGTTGGATGGACCCAGAAAACAAATATCACCAAGGAGATTTTCCTTATTACCCATTTCTTTACGGTGGGTTTAAAGGAGATGAAAATCATTTAATCGAACATGTCCTAGCGACAGGCGATCATGAGCTTGAGATTAAATTGAAACGAAAAACAGCACCATTTCTTAGTTATTTAGCAATTTCCATGTTCGGGATTGCGAGTCCAGCTGCGATTGAGCAGTATGGAGCGGAATTATATGAACACCCTGTAGGAACAGGGCCATTCATGTTTGAAGAATGGAGTCGCAACAGCACCATTACATTGGCGAAAAATCCAGAATATTGGATGGATGGAAAGCCGTATCTAGACAAACTTGTTTATCAAGTCATCCCTGAAAATTCAGCGCGTTTAAACGCATTGCAAACAGGCGAAATTGATGTTTTAGATGGCATGAATGCAGGGGACACTACTATTGTAGAAGAAGCACAAGGATTAGAATTGCAAAAGCGTCCAAGTTTCAATATTGGTTATATGGCTTTTAATATGGAGAAAAAACCTTTTGATAATCCATTGGTACGTAAAGCGATTAATTTGGCCATTAACAAAGAAGAAATTGTCGATGCATTTTATAACGGCATGGCTGATTCGGCAACAAGTCCATTGCCGCCATCGTTATGGAGCCATGATGATACGTTAAAAAAATATGATTATAATGTCGAAGAAGCGAAAAAGCTATTAGCTGAAGCCGGCTTAGAGGATGGCTTTGAGACAGAATTATACACAATGAGCAATCCGCGTCCTTATTTGCCCGAACCCGTTAAAATAGCTGAAGCGATTCAATCGGACTTAGCCGAAATTGGCGTCACAGCAAAAATTGTTTCCTCAGAATGGGCAACATATTTAGATGATACGAAAAATGGCAAGCACAGTATGGCGATGTATGGGTGGACGGGTGTAATGGCTGATCCTGATAATTTCCTATATCCCAACTTAAGCAAAACAAACGCGGAAGTTCCAGCACAAAATATTGCCTTCTATAAGAGTGATGAGTTTACTTCTTTAATTACAGAAGCGCGTGAAACAATTGATCATGAAAAGCGGACAGAGCTTTATAAGAAAGCACAGCAGCTATTTCAAGAAGATGCACCTTGGGTGATGTTGGCATATACAACGCCTCCACTTGCGCAAAGTGATTATGTAAAAGGCTACAAGCCGCATCCAATGAGTAACGACTTAATGACAGATGTGTATTTAACAAACTAA